In Juglans microcarpa x Juglans regia isolate MS1-56 chromosome 7D, Jm3101_v1.0, whole genome shotgun sequence, the following are encoded in one genomic region:
- the LOC121238801 gene encoding glucosidase 2 subunit beta, with protein sequence MKPSFLVLRSLVPYLCLLFMVSPIVIRSVSAAPLEDPFLGIAPEDEKYYKTSADLINCKDGSKKFNKSQLNDDFCDCPDGTDEPGTSACPAGKFYCRNVGHVSLFLFSSRVNDGICDCCDGSDEYDGKVKCPNTCWEVGKVARDKLKKKIATYQEGVALREHEIEQAKLALTKDEAELTKLKDEEKILKGLVQQLKEHKEEIEKAEEKERLQKEKEEKERKEAEEKLNKKENKAEQEVDQEIREDVDKTDSEEKPTESLHYNGVGPLEDSSLVQDVVEDNDESAAEVENGDSSENEGSMVNGVEQNAAEAKKESAVMPDSGNKGIENTEGLSKEELGRLVASRWTGENTAKQAEQVDAAKGDDHEEHEEMPRGTHDEEDDGYASETDNDNQKYDEDNDDMEDEVDEDFREDHDDSSSSYKSDSDTELDLSDTTTLSNPSWLEKIQNTVHNILRAVNLFQTPVNRSEAAQVRKEFDESSAKLSKIQSRISSLSQKLKHDFGPEKEFYSFYGRCFESKQNKYIYKVCPYKQASQEEGHTTTRLGQWDKFEDSYRLMMFSNGDKCWNGPDRSLKVKLRCGLKNEVADIDEPSRCEYMALLSTPALCLDEKLKELQHKLDLMNKEQPQSHDEL encoded by the exons ATGAAGCCGAGCTTCCTCGTTCTCCGTTCTCTTGTGCCCTACCTGTGCCTGTTATTTATGGTCTCTCCAATCGTGATTAGATCAGTGTCGGCAGCTCCTCTCGAAGACCCCTTTCTCGGAATTGCTCCCGAAG ATGAGAAATATTACAAAACCTCGGCGGATTTAATAAACTGTAAAGATGGATCCAAGAAATTCAACAAATCTCAACTCAACGATGACTTCTGCGATTGCCCTGATGGCACTGACGAGCCTG GTACATCTGCATGCCCTGCTGGAAAATTCTATTGTCGCAATGTAGGACATGtttcacttttcttattttcttctagagTGAATGATGGTATCTGTG ATTGTTGCGATGGGAGTGATGAATATGATGGTAAGGTAAAGTGCCCAAATACATGCTGGGAGGTTGGCAAAGTGGCCAGAGATAAGCTGAAGAAAAAAATCGCTACATATCAAGAAGGGGTTGCTTTACGAGAGCATGAAATTGAACAAGCAAAACTAGCTCTGACTAAAGATGAGGCAGAGCTGACAAAGTTGAAGGATGAGGAGAAAATACTGAAAGGGCTTGTTCAACAGCTTAAAG AGCataaagaagaaattgaaaaggCTGAGGAGAAAGAACGTttacagaaagaaaaagaagagaaggaaagaaaggaaGCCGAAGAGAAGCTTaataagaaggaaaacaaaGCTGAGCAGGAAGTTGATCAGGAGATCAGAGAAGATGTGGATAAAACTGACAGTGAAGAGAAACCAACCGAAAGTTTACATTATAATGGAGTTGGACCTTTGGAGGACTCTTCTTTAGTTCAG GATGTGGTAGAGGACAATGATGAGTCAGCAGCTGAAGTTGAAAATGGTGATTCTTCAGAGAATGAAGGATCTATGGTTAATGGAGTAGAACAG AATGCAGCGGAAGCAAAGAAAGAGTCTGCAGTTATGCCTGATTCTGGAAACAAG GGGATTGAAAATACTGAGGGATTATCAAAGGAAGAGTTGGGTCGCCTTGTTGCTTCTCGCTGGACAGGAGAGAATACTGCAAAGCAAGCCGAACAAGTTGATGCTGCAAAAGGTGATGATCATGAAGAGCATGAAGAGATGCCTAGGGGGACacatgatgaggaagatgatggCTATGCTTCAGAAACTGATAATGACAACCAAAAATATGATGAGGACAATGATGATATGGAAGACGAAGTAGATGAAGATTTTAGAGAGGATCATGATGACTCTAGTTCTTCGTACAAATCTGACTCAGACACTGAATTAGACTTGTCAG ATACAACAACCCTGAGTAACCCATCTTGGTTGGAGAAGATTCAAAACACAGTGCATAACATTCTACGTGCTGTCAATTTATTTCAAACTCCAGTAAACCGGTCAG AGGCTGCTCAGGTGCGCAAGGAATTTGATGAGTCCAGTGCCAAATTGTCCAAAATTCAGTCAAGAATATCAAGTTTGTCGCAGAAGCTGAAACATGATTTTG GGCCTGAGAAGGAGTTCTATTCATTCTACGGTCGCTGCTTTGAGAGCAAGCAGAACAA GTATATTTACAAAGTCTGCCCATATAAGCAAGCTTCCCAGGAGGAGGGCCATACTACAACACGTTTAGG GCAATGGGACAAATTTGAGGATTCATACAGACtcatgatgttttcaaatggtGACAAATGTTGGAATGGGCCTGATAGAAGTTTGAAG GTCAAGCTAAGATGTGGGTTGAAAAATGAGGTTGCAGACATAGATGAACCAAGTCGTTGCGA ATACATGGCATTGTTATCTACCCCAGCTCTTTGCCTTGACGAAAAGCTTAAG GAACTACAACATAAACTAGACTTGATGAATAAAGAACAACCACAGAGTCATGATGAGCTTTGA
- the LOC121238802 gene encoding uncharacterized protein LOC121238802 isoform X1, which translates to MMLCSSLRDRIRPWLRDYDRLQSFAVILIYIQIGCALIGSLGALYNGVLLINLAIALFALVAIESSSQSLGRTYAVLLFCAIFLDIFWFILFTHEIWDISSDNYGRKVIFSVKLTLAMQIIGCTVRLSSSLLWIQIYRLGVSYVDTRVPREADFDIRNSFLNPATPAALVRQSSDSDDILGGSIYDPAYYSSLFDGQDNRCSYGGQNHGIGDSGPASAAEASQLKLSVDRSFQAGDDEPQTV; encoded by the exons ATGATGCTTTGTTCATCACTGAGGGATCGAATACGACCTTGGCTTCGCGATTACGACCGCCTTCAATCTTTCGCCGTCATCCTCATCTACATTCAG ATTGGTTGCGCATTGATTGGATCATTGGGAGCATTATACAACGGCGTGCTGCTCATTAATCTGGCCATAGCCTTGTTCGCACTGGTGGCCATAGAGAGTAGCAGTCAGAGCCTTGGGCGTACCTATGCGGTTCTCCTCTTCTGCGCCATCTTCCTCGATATCTTTTGGTTCATCCTTTTCACTCATGAGATTTG GGACATTTCTTCAGATAATTATGGGAGAAAAGTTATATTTTCCGTGAAACTCACTCTGGCAATGCAGATCATTGGGTGTACTGTCAGGTTGTCTTCCTCATTGTTGTGGATTCAAATTTACAGGTTGGGGGTTTCATATGTTGACACTAGAGTTCCTCGAGAAGCAGATTTTGATATAAGAAATAGTTTTCTGAATCCTGCAACCCCCGCTGCCTTGGTGAGACAATCCTCAGATTCTGATGACATTTTAGGAGGCTCAATCTATGACCCTGCTTATTACTCATCTCTCTTTGATGGTCAAGACAATAGATGTTCATATGGG ggTCAAAATCATGGAATTGGTGACAGTGGGCCTGCTTCTGCTGCTGAAGCTTCTCAGTTGAAGTTATCTGTGGATAGATCATTTCAGGCTGGAGAT GATGAGCCCCAAACAGTTTGA
- the LOC121238802 gene encoding uncharacterized protein LOC121238802 isoform X3, translating to MMLCSSLRDRIRPWLRDYDRLQSFAVILIYIQIGCALIGSLGALYNGVLLINLAIALFALVAIESSSQSLGRTYAVLLFCAIFLDIFWFILFTHEIWDISSDNYGRKVIFSVKLTLAMQIIGCTVRLSSSLLWIQIYRLGVSYVDTRVPREADFDIRNSFLNPATPAALGQNHGIGDSGPASAAEASQLKLSVDRSFQAGDDEPQTV from the exons ATGATGCTTTGTTCATCACTGAGGGATCGAATACGACCTTGGCTTCGCGATTACGACCGCCTTCAATCTTTCGCCGTCATCCTCATCTACATTCAG ATTGGTTGCGCATTGATTGGATCATTGGGAGCATTATACAACGGCGTGCTGCTCATTAATCTGGCCATAGCCTTGTTCGCACTGGTGGCCATAGAGAGTAGCAGTCAGAGCCTTGGGCGTACCTATGCGGTTCTCCTCTTCTGCGCCATCTTCCTCGATATCTTTTGGTTCATCCTTTTCACTCATGAGATTTG GGACATTTCTTCAGATAATTATGGGAGAAAAGTTATATTTTCCGTGAAACTCACTCTGGCAATGCAGATCATTGGGTGTACTGTCAGGTTGTCTTCCTCATTGTTGTGGATTCAAATTTACAGGTTGGGGGTTTCATATGTTGACACTAGAGTTCCTCGAGAAGCAGATTTTGATATAAGAAATAGTTTTCTGAATCCTGCAACCCCCGCTGCCTTG ggTCAAAATCATGGAATTGGTGACAGTGGGCCTGCTTCTGCTGCTGAAGCTTCTCAGTTGAAGTTATCTGTGGATAGATCATTTCAGGCTGGAGAT GATGAGCCCCAAACAGTTTGA
- the LOC121238802 gene encoding uncharacterized protein LOC121238802 isoform X2 has product MMLCSSLRDRIRPWLRDYDRLQSFAVILIYIQIGCALIGSLGALYNGVLLINLAIALFALVAIESSSQSLGRTYAVLLFCAIFLDIFWFILFTHEIWDISSDNYGRKVIFSVKLTLAMQIIGCTVRLSSSLLWIQIYRLGVSYVDTRVPREADFDIRNSFLNPATPAALVRQSSDSDDILGGSIYDPAYYSSLFDGQDNRCSYGGQNHGIGDSGPASAAEASQLKLSVDRSFQAGDVSIY; this is encoded by the exons ATGATGCTTTGTTCATCACTGAGGGATCGAATACGACCTTGGCTTCGCGATTACGACCGCCTTCAATCTTTCGCCGTCATCCTCATCTACATTCAG ATTGGTTGCGCATTGATTGGATCATTGGGAGCATTATACAACGGCGTGCTGCTCATTAATCTGGCCATAGCCTTGTTCGCACTGGTGGCCATAGAGAGTAGCAGTCAGAGCCTTGGGCGTACCTATGCGGTTCTCCTCTTCTGCGCCATCTTCCTCGATATCTTTTGGTTCATCCTTTTCACTCATGAGATTTG GGACATTTCTTCAGATAATTATGGGAGAAAAGTTATATTTTCCGTGAAACTCACTCTGGCAATGCAGATCATTGGGTGTACTGTCAGGTTGTCTTCCTCATTGTTGTGGATTCAAATTTACAGGTTGGGGGTTTCATATGTTGACACTAGAGTTCCTCGAGAAGCAGATTTTGATATAAGAAATAGTTTTCTGAATCCTGCAACCCCCGCTGCCTTGGTGAGACAATCCTCAGATTCTGATGACATTTTAGGAGGCTCAATCTATGACCCTGCTTATTACTCATCTCTCTTTGATGGTCAAGACAATAGATGTTCATATGGG ggTCAAAATCATGGAATTGGTGACAGTGGGCCTGCTTCTGCTGCTGAAGCTTCTCAGTTGAAGTTATCTGTGGATAGATCATTTCAGGCTGGAGATGTAAGTATCTATTAA